One Blastopirellula marina genomic window carries:
- a CDS encoding sigma-70 family RNA polymerase sigma factor, translating to MEFADQELAVLLEKGKSQGYLTYDEVNKYLPDEASGSEKLDGLLAELENRGIELVTDPPEDDFDDAPSNKSPSAREFAEALDEDGSGESFGSEEITKSSDDPIRMYLSQMASIPLLARTEEIALAKKIEITRKQFRRLVLGCDFALRHTVEILEKVHRGELPFDRTIKVSLTENLTKEQIQGRMPHNLKTLRVMLEQNRRDFQRLLRKSTPREERLAARKRFIRRRQKCLQLVEELSLRTRRVQPVMAQLEDFAERMEEIRARLDLIRDIPAAKDERANLRKELRDLMLLTLESPRSLRARCEKFRKQFDQYEGVKRELSSGNLRLVVSIAKKYRNRGLSFLDLIQEGNTGLMRAVDKYEYRRGFKFSTYATWWIRQAITRAIADQARTIRIPVHMIDVLSKLRNVQKRLLQELRREPTMEEISRRSEIPVEEVRRVMDIGRHPVSLDRPIGESEDSSFGEFIEDGHEETPIRKASNEILRDKIGGLLKTLTYREREIIKLRYGLQDGYTYTLEEVGRIFKVTRERVRQIEAKAVRKLQHPVRSQQLAGFLHTADAA from the coding sequence ATGGAATTCGCCGATCAAGAGTTGGCTGTACTTCTGGAAAAAGGCAAGTCGCAAGGTTATTTGACCTATGACGAGGTCAATAAATATCTCCCGGACGAAGCCAGTGGAAGCGAAAAGCTCGACGGCCTGTTGGCTGAACTCGAGAATCGCGGGATCGAACTGGTTACCGATCCGCCAGAAGATGATTTCGATGACGCTCCTTCCAATAAATCACCTTCGGCCCGCGAATTTGCTGAAGCGCTCGATGAAGATGGCAGTGGCGAATCGTTTGGCTCGGAGGAAATCACGAAGAGCAGCGACGATCCGATTCGTATGTATCTCTCGCAAATGGCCTCCATTCCGCTATTGGCTCGCACCGAAGAGATCGCCCTTGCCAAGAAGATTGAAATCACTCGTAAGCAGTTCCGCCGTTTGGTTCTCGGCTGCGACTTCGCACTACGTCACACCGTAGAGATTTTGGAAAAGGTTCACCGCGGTGAATTGCCATTTGATCGTACGATCAAGGTCTCGCTTACCGAGAATCTAACCAAGGAACAAATTCAAGGTCGCATGCCGCACAACTTGAAGACGTTGCGCGTCATGTTGGAACAAAATCGTCGCGACTTCCAGCGTCTGCTGCGAAAGAGCACGCCACGCGAAGAACGCTTGGCCGCTCGCAAACGCTTCATTCGCCGTCGCCAGAAGTGTTTGCAGTTGGTCGAAGAGTTGAGCCTGCGAACGCGTCGAGTGCAGCCGGTCATGGCTCAGTTAGAAGACTTTGCTGAACGGATGGAAGAAATCCGAGCTCGCTTGGACCTGATCCGCGATATCCCCGCGGCCAAGGACGAACGCGCCAATCTCCGCAAAGAACTTCGCGACTTGATGCTGCTCACCCTGGAAAGTCCCCGTAGCTTGCGTGCTCGCTGCGAGAAATTCCGCAAGCAATTCGATCAATACGAAGGTGTCAAACGCGAACTTTCCAGCGGTAATCTTCGATTGGTCGTTTCGATCGCGAAAAAATATCGCAACCGGGGTCTGAGCTTCCTCGACTTGATTCAGGAAGGCAACACAGGCCTGATGCGTGCCGTCGACAAGTACGAATATCGCCGTGGTTTCAAGTTCTCGACGTATGCCACGTGGTGGATTCGTCAGGCCATCACCCGGGCAATCGCCGATCAGGCTCGTACGATCCGCATTCCGGTTCATATGATCGACGTCTTGTCGAAACTGCGTAACGTTCAAAAGCGTTTGCTGCAGGAACTGCGTCGTGAGCCGACCATGGAAGAAATTTCACGTCGCAGCGAAATTCCGGTTGAAGAAGTTCGCCGTGTGATGGACATCGGCCGCCACCCGGTGAGCCTGGATCGTCCGATCGGCGAGAGCGAAGATAGCAGCTTCGGCGAGTTCATCGAGGATGGGCATGAAGAAACCCCCATCCGCAAGGCTTCCAACGAAATCTTGCGAGACAAGATCGGCGGGCTGCTGAAGACGTTGACTTATCGCGAACGCGAGATCATTAAGTTGCGATACGGCCTCCAAGACGGTTACACATATACTCTGGAAGAAGTGGGACGCATTTTCAAAGTGACCCGCGAACGTGTCCGCCAAATCGAGGCCAAAGCCGTGCGAAAGCTACAACATCCAGTTCGTAGCCAGCAATTGGCGGGCTTCCTGCATACGGCGGATGCCGCGTAG
- a CDS encoding zinc ribbon domain-containing protein has translation MSDRPYSEVLQELHRIHRQLSDLRSRLTRCPIRVNAARNRVTAAEEVVSATKEAIKSTKMTADRKQLMLKESESKIEATEGKLNAARTNDEFQIFKEQIAAAQMANSVMSDEILEALEKIDQLEAKAIEANKGVERAQADLAKVEAEVEQQRGQLESEIARVLEELEGVEKDIPPDIRADYKRVVKTRGEEALSSVVNGYCTQCNVQLRIQTVSDLKLGKPVFCSSCGAFLYFPE, from the coding sequence ATGTCCGACCGACCATACAGCGAGGTGCTCCAGGAACTTCACCGGATCCACCGACAGCTCAGCGACCTGCGAAGTCGTTTGACGCGGTGCCCGATTCGTGTGAACGCCGCGCGCAATCGCGTGACGGCCGCCGAGGAAGTGGTTAGCGCAACGAAGGAAGCAATCAAGTCAACCAAGATGACCGCTGACCGGAAGCAGTTGATGCTCAAGGAAAGCGAAAGCAAGATCGAGGCGACCGAAGGTAAGCTGAATGCCGCCCGGACGAACGACGAGTTCCAGATTTTCAAGGAACAAATCGCGGCCGCTCAAATGGCCAACAGCGTGATGTCGGACGAAATTCTCGAGGCACTGGAAAAGATTGACCAGTTGGAAGCGAAAGCGATCGAAGCCAACAAAGGTGTCGAGCGTGCTCAGGCCGATCTGGCGAAAGTTGAAGCCGAAGTCGAGCAGCAACGTGGGCAGTTAGAATCGGAAATCGCACGCGTGCTCGAAGAGTTAGAAGGCGTTGAGAAAGACATTCCTCCTGATATTCGAGCCGACTACAAACGCGTGGTGAAAACTAGGGGTGAGGAAGCACTATCCTCCGTCGTTAACGGCTATTGCACGCAGTGTAATGTACAGCTGCGAATCCAGACGGTTAGCGACTTGAAGCTTGGTAAGCCCGTGTTTTGCTCGTCGTGCGGGGCGTTTCTTTACTTCCCTGAATAG
- the greA gene encoding transcription elongation factor GreA produces the protein MADRMPMSRKGYEKLKAELQHLEDVEMPAITEKVANARAEGDLKENAEYHGSRETQGMIQAKINLLKSKLSKAHIIDPSSVDTSVIGFFATITVRDVDMDEEEVYSLVGSGEEDFMNNKILVDSPMAQKLIGKKVGDVVEIPAPKGTYELEVLKIEYKFDEDE, from the coding sequence ATGGCCGATAGAATGCCCATGTCCCGTAAAGGGTACGAGAAGCTTAAGGCCGAGTTGCAGCATCTCGAAGACGTTGAAATGCCAGCAATCACGGAAAAGGTAGCTAACGCCCGTGCCGAAGGTGACCTGAAAGAAAACGCCGAGTACCACGGCTCGCGGGAAACTCAAGGCATGATCCAGGCTAAGATCAACCTGCTGAAATCCAAGCTGAGCAAAGCCCACATCATCGATCCGTCGTCGGTCGACACCTCCGTGATTGGCTTTTTCGCAACGATCACCGTGCGCGACGTCGACATGGACGAAGAAGAAGTCTATTCGCTGGTTGGTTCGGGCGAAGAGGACTTCATGAACAACAAGATCCTTGTTGACAGCCCGATGGCGCAGAAGCTGATCGGTAAGAAAGTTGGCGATGTCGTCGAGATTCCAGCACCGAAGGGCACCTATGAATTGGAAGTGCTGAAGATCGAATATAAGTTCGATGAAGACGAATAA
- a CDS encoding PmoA family protein encodes MASRLSLLLLMFLPLLVHADEPLPQAKPIPQMQVLPLPHDQISVTRNGKEISRYHFAPDLERPFLYPMVGPSGKSLTRMGHPHDPNGHSHHNSVWVTHHDVNGVDFWADPSPGKIKHTRIGQFVDRDDRAVIQMTNAWIDTESDKQLLEESRTMTFVPLTNDEWLLAIDIQLTAKNEPVTFGDTPFGPLGVRMAKTVGVHDGGGTIRNSEGQVDEKEVFRKPARWVDYSGPIAPATNEGITLMNHRDNPTFPSAFHVRNDGWMGATMSYEKPVQLKQGESLLLRYGLYVHAGVASPEKIEQAFAAYHEVPLLPAK; translated from the coding sequence ATGGCTTCCCGCCTCTCTCTGCTACTGCTGATGTTCTTGCCGCTTCTGGTCCATGCTGACGAGCCGCTGCCTCAAGCTAAGCCGATTCCGCAAATGCAGGTCTTGCCTTTGCCACACGATCAGATCTCGGTCACACGCAACGGTAAGGAGATATCGCGGTACCATTTCGCCCCCGATCTTGAGCGGCCGTTCCTCTATCCCATGGTAGGACCGTCGGGCAAAAGCTTGACCCGCATGGGGCATCCGCACGATCCGAATGGGCACAGCCATCACAACTCGGTTTGGGTGACGCATCACGACGTCAACGGTGTCGACTTTTGGGCCGATCCTTCTCCTGGCAAGATCAAGCATACCCGCATCGGTCAATTCGTCGATCGCGACGATCGTGCTGTGATACAGATGACAAACGCTTGGATTGATACCGAAAGTGACAAGCAACTACTCGAAGAATCACGTACGATGACGTTCGTTCCTTTGACGAACGATGAATGGTTGTTGGCGATCGACATTCAATTGACCGCGAAGAACGAACCCGTGACTTTCGGTGATACGCCATTTGGTCCGCTGGGAGTGCGTATGGCGAAAACGGTCGGCGTGCACGACGGCGGGGGAACGATTCGTAACAGTGAGGGACAAGTTGACGAGAAGGAAGTGTTCCGTAAGCCAGCCCGTTGGGTTGACTATTCGGGGCCGATCGCGCCGGCGACCAACGAGGGCATTACGCTGATGAATCACCGTGATAACCCAACCTTCCCGAGCGCGTTCCATGTGCGCAACGATGGTTGGATGGGGGCCACGATGTCGTATGAAAAACCGGTACAACTAAAACAAGGCGAGTCGCTTTTGCTGCGATATGGACTTTATGTGCATGCTGGAGTGGCTTCTCCCGAAAAAATCGAGCAAGCTTTTGCCGCCTACCACGAAGTTCCATTATTGCCTGCCAAGTAG
- a CDS encoding efflux RND transporter permease subunit — protein MKMSAGAIEQPRFVIVCTVIVLFAVALVIMNIAVQRTPAISKAVVLVAVPYPGAQPVEVEEQITSKIEDALQKLKNVDFIASTSMRGSSITQIIFLDGVDPDQARGEVKDLVDEIRRDLPVAREVQPSVTDIDFENTPLMLVNMTAPQGFDEAALKTLAEEVQEELETIPGIANTQLFGGREREIHVNVNVDLAAEYGLTLGDFRQALANFHAEMPAGELDTGTFDFRVRNETQFRGVDDIRNAIISNSGGKLIKIGDVAEVEDTYRRLRNVALLNSDSCATIIVNKEADINTLAAAISVKEKVEELRPQYPNIKFSITRDTSAEISIMFRVLGSSFVFGAMLVLVILAWSMGLRISLLVLTAIPLSSAVGLISLYALGIPISNMVIFAFILVLGMVVDGAIIVAENIHRHIERGEDPVDAAKIGIEEVGTPVIMADLTTIAAYLPMLLVPGIMGDFMRVMPQVVSVSLFGSILVDHFFIPVVAARWYGRRKPSEVVADESVHSAIPRTHDDAEIRIRPNLGFFTKVYIYALRWSLQTRWAIVACTVLALVWAGFMMVHVEKEFFPPSDRGQFEVKYELPLGSSIHQTIAAAEAIQEPLRELAARPNSELVNFVSALGSSEGLASRLENDPAVGPEFGTIMVELLSPLDRERHERTILAELRERFDQTIKQFPGMTYTIKEVEEGPPGGAKVAVRFTGDDLDQLGYAADYTTEALHKIPQAVDVRSDYRNLNPEIVVEPFPEIVGLYGMTEAQVAQAIQTAINGDTTIELNLGDEDITLRLQALDEYRASKDQLERIMLTSPSGKKATIGQLAELDRTTSLFAVNRYDRKRAVTAKCDVVDNPDTDLIFERLREEILPSLGFRAVNDPSISFMDMAFVGTVGTPSEGLRAEFTGESEETAKNMNYLTASMAIAVVLIFAILVYQFGSFRQAFIVMLTVPLSFVGVVAGMFISDFPFSLATFIGLVSLTGIVVNDAIVVVDFINQARKRGLNVQDAIIEAGINRLRPVMLTTATTIGGLLPLYLNLSGGAEFWQPLTGAVIFGLGFATILTLLVIPVAYSLAYFNADWQPGAFARWWGSRFGRKAAAN, from the coding sequence ATGAAAATGAGTGCCGGAGCGATCGAGCAGCCGCGGTTCGTGATTGTTTGCACGGTGATTGTCCTATTTGCCGTCGCACTGGTGATCATGAATATCGCCGTACAGCGTACGCCTGCGATTTCTAAGGCGGTTGTTCTCGTCGCCGTCCCCTACCCTGGGGCACAGCCAGTCGAAGTTGAAGAACAAATCACCAGCAAGATTGAAGATGCGCTGCAGAAGCTAAAGAACGTCGACTTCATCGCTTCGACCAGCATGCGTGGATCGAGCATCACGCAGATTATCTTCCTGGACGGCGTCGATCCCGATCAGGCTCGCGGTGAAGTGAAGGATTTGGTCGATGAAATCCGCCGCGATCTTCCCGTTGCCCGCGAAGTTCAGCCGTCGGTGACCGATATCGACTTCGAGAACACACCACTGATGCTCGTCAATATGACCGCTCCGCAAGGTTTCGACGAAGCAGCCCTGAAAACGCTGGCCGAAGAAGTTCAGGAGGAACTTGAGACCATCCCGGGAATCGCCAATACGCAGCTCTTTGGCGGCCGTGAGCGCGAGATTCATGTCAATGTGAACGTTGATTTAGCGGCGGAATATGGCTTGACATTGGGCGATTTTCGCCAAGCCCTGGCGAACTTTCATGCCGAGATGCCTGCTGGTGAACTCGATACTGGTACGTTCGACTTCCGCGTCCGCAATGAGACCCAATTCCGGGGTGTCGATGACATTCGCAATGCGATCATTAGTAACTCTGGTGGCAAGCTGATCAAGATTGGTGATGTCGCCGAAGTCGAAGACACGTACCGCCGACTTCGCAACGTCGCCCTGCTCAACAGCGATTCGTGCGCGACGATCATCGTTAACAAAGAAGCCGATATCAATACTCTGGCTGCCGCGATTTCGGTGAAAGAGAAAGTCGAAGAACTGCGTCCACAGTATCCAAATATCAAGTTCTCAATCACGCGCGACACGTCGGCCGAAATCTCGATCATGTTCCGTGTGCTCGGTTCCAGCTTTGTCTTTGGAGCGATGCTGGTATTGGTGATCCTGGCCTGGAGTATGGGTCTGCGAATCTCGCTGCTGGTGCTGACCGCGATTCCTTTAAGTTCGGCCGTGGGATTGATTTCGCTTTATGCCTTGGGGATTCCGATCTCCAACATGGTGATCTTCGCCTTCATCTTGGTGCTCGGTATGGTGGTCGACGGTGCGATCATTGTGGCGGAAAACATTCACCGTCATATCGAACGTGGCGAAGATCCAGTCGATGCCGCCAAGATTGGTATCGAAGAGGTTGGCACTCCGGTGATCATGGCCGACCTGACAACGATCGCCGCTTACCTTCCGATGCTGCTAGTCCCCGGCATCATGGGGGATTTCATGCGGGTGATGCCTCAGGTGGTGAGCGTGTCGCTGTTTGGAAGTATCTTGGTCGACCACTTCTTTATCCCGGTGGTTGCGGCTCGCTGGTACGGACGCCGTAAACCGAGTGAAGTGGTCGCCGACGAGTCGGTTCACTCCGCGATTCCGCGAACCCACGACGACGCCGAGATCCGGATTCGCCCAAACCTCGGCTTCTTCACCAAGGTGTATATCTACGCATTACGTTGGAGCCTGCAAACTCGCTGGGCGATTGTTGCCTGTACGGTGTTGGCCTTAGTTTGGGCTGGCTTCATGATGGTACATGTCGAGAAAGAGTTCTTCCCACCGAGCGATCGTGGCCAGTTTGAAGTAAAGTACGAGCTTCCCTTGGGCAGCAGTATCCACCAAACAATCGCCGCAGCAGAAGCGATTCAAGAACCACTCCGCGAACTTGCAGCCCGTCCAAATAGCGAGTTGGTGAATTTCGTCTCGGCGCTCGGTTCGTCGGAAGGTTTGGCTAGTCGCTTGGAAAACGACCCAGCGGTTGGTCCGGAATTCGGCACCATCATGGTCGAATTGCTTTCTCCTTTAGATCGCGAACGCCACGAACGAACGATCCTAGCCGAGCTTCGAGAACGATTCGATCAAACTATCAAACAGTTCCCCGGCATGACTTACACCATTAAAGAGGTCGAGGAAGGCCCGCCTGGTGGTGCCAAGGTGGCTGTCCGCTTCACTGGGGACGATCTTGATCAACTTGGTTATGCAGCCGACTACACAACCGAAGCACTTCATAAGATCCCACAAGCAGTCGACGTTCGCTCAGACTACCGCAATTTGAATCCAGAAATCGTGGTCGAGCCATTCCCGGAAATTGTCGGCTTGTATGGCATGACCGAAGCCCAGGTTGCTCAGGCGATTCAGACGGCGATTAACGGCGACACGACGATCGAACTGAATCTAGGGGACGAAGATATCACCCTGCGTCTACAAGCTTTGGATGAGTATCGCGCATCCAAGGATCAACTGGAACGAATCATGCTGACCAGCCCCAGTGGGAAGAAGGCGACGATTGGGCAACTTGCTGAGCTTGATCGAACGACCAGCTTGTTTGCGGTGAATCGTTACGATCGAAAGCGAGCCGTCACCGCCAAGTGTGATGTGGTCGACAATCCCGATACCGACCTGATCTTCGAGCGGTTGCGGGAGGAAATTCTGCCCTCCCTTGGCTTCCGTGCCGTAAACGATCCGTCGATCAGTTTCATGGATATGGCCTTCGTCGGAACCGTCGGCACACCCTCGGAAGGATTACGGGCCGAGTTCACGGGTGAGAGTGAAGAAACGGCCAAGAACATGAACTATCTCACGGCCTCGATGGCGATTGCCGTGGTGTTGATCTTCGCGATCCTGGTTTACCAGTTTGGTAGTTTTCGCCAGGCGTTCATCGTGATGCTAACCGTTCCGCTGAGCTTTGTGGGGGTGGTCGCGGGCATGTTTATCAGCGACTTCCCGTTTAGTTTGGCCACGTTCATTGGCTTGGTCAGTCTCACCGGCATTGTGGTGAACGATGCGATTGTGGTGGTCGACTTCATCAACCAAGCAAGAAAGCGTGGCTTGAACGTTCAAGATGCGATCATTGAAGCAGGTATCAATCGCTTGCGCCCGGTGATGCTAACCACGGCAACCACGATTGGCGGGCTGCTGCCGCTGTACTTGAACCTAAGCGGCGGAGCTGAATTCTGGCAGCCGCTGACCGGGGCGGTGATCTTCGGTTTGGGATTTGCCACGATCTTGACGCTGTTGGTCATTCCGGTCGCGTACAGCTTGGCTTACTTCAACGCCGATTGGCAACCAGGTGCGTTTGCCCGCTGGTGGGGATCACGCTTCGGCCGGAAAGCAGCGGCCAACTAA
- a CDS encoding efflux RND transporter periplasmic adaptor subunit produces MKRRIGKFVGLIIVTIFALAVMYVSGGRNHFSAPQKETGETTVPTSGSESLAPVTLMPLHRQPIEILDTYAGTIEPLESFSLAFQQAGRIESLGTTPEGKMLDIGDRVSAGQVLAKLDTRILQARRNEANANIENAQTEYERLANLQKRSPGAVTETSFQQAMQQLAVAKAMRDIAEKNLEDAVLIAPEDGVISKRLVNAGESINMHQAAFEIVQVDKVLLTVGVPESRIIAMQRQFNQTRRKVEPSNRASSPNPASDFKVYVRRFDTSSNLEGDSVLEGTVYRMAETVSDRNGLFEVEVLLDNPNRLLKPGLVAKADFVISEIEGYQIPVESVVFNDRTANLFFAAVSPESPTTKIDFAGMDLANVPHLIAHRVEIPRYIEQGRHFILSSIPGNYELLVVQGQHRLVDGRPLEVMGAVNEKQSPLFSPANDQGPMTEVSRLKTDNSGK; encoded by the coding sequence ATGAAACGGCGGATTGGAAAATTCGTTGGTCTCATCATCGTCACCATCTTTGCCCTGGCTGTCATGTACGTCAGTGGCGGGCGCAACCATTTTAGTGCCCCCCAAAAAGAAACCGGCGAGACCACCGTTCCCACTTCAGGCAGCGAATCTCTGGCACCTGTCACATTGATGCCGTTGCATCGACAGCCAATCGAGATTCTCGACACCTACGCTGGTACCATCGAGCCACTGGAAAGCTTCTCGCTTGCATTCCAGCAAGCCGGGCGGATCGAGTCGCTTGGCACCACCCCCGAAGGCAAGATGCTGGACATTGGCGATCGTGTTTCTGCGGGACAGGTGCTCGCGAAACTCGATACTCGGATCCTCCAGGCTCGTCGCAACGAAGCCAACGCCAACATCGAAAACGCCCAAACCGAATACGAGCGTCTCGCCAATTTGCAGAAGCGGAGCCCGGGTGCCGTTACCGAAACATCCTTTCAGCAGGCCATGCAGCAACTGGCCGTCGCCAAGGCGATGCGCGACATTGCTGAAAAGAACCTGGAAGACGCCGTCTTGATCGCACCGGAAGATGGCGTAATCTCGAAACGATTAGTCAACGCGGGCGAATCGATCAACATGCATCAAGCGGCCTTCGAGATCGTTCAGGTTGACAAAGTCTTGCTGACCGTCGGTGTGCCCGAATCTCGGATCATCGCCATGCAGCGTCAGTTCAATCAAACACGCCGCAAGGTAGAACCTTCCAACCGAGCAAGCTCGCCGAATCCGGCCTCGGACTTTAAGGTCTACGTCCGACGATTTGACACTTCGTCCAATTTGGAAGGGGATTCCGTTTTGGAAGGAACCGTGTATCGTATGGCGGAAACGGTGAGCGACCGTAACGGATTGTTCGAGGTCGAGGTTCTACTCGATAACCCGAATCGTTTGCTAAAGCCCGGTTTGGTCGCCAAGGCTGACTTTGTCATCAGTGAAATCGAAGGGTACCAGATTCCGGTTGAGAGCGTCGTCTTCAACGATCGGACTGCAAATTTGTTTTTCGCCGCTGTTTCGCCGGAGTCTCCCACTACCAAAATCGACTTCGCTGGCATGGACCTGGCGAACGTGCCACACCTGATCGCTCATCGTGTCGAGATCCCCCGCTACATCGAGCAAGGTCGTCACTTTATTCTTTCCTCGATCCCAGGTAATTACGAACTGCTGGTCGTCCAAGGCCAACATCGCCTGGTCGACGGTCGGCCTTTGGAAGTGATGGGAGCAGTCAACGAAAAACAATCTCCATTGTTCTCGCCTGCCAACGACCAGGGTCCCATGACAGAAGTATCGCGTCTGAAAACCGACAACTCCGGAAAGTGA
- a CDS encoding DUF167 domain-containing protein, which translates to MNVNVQPHELGCVLEIKAQPGARKAELRGLQAGALKVCVTEVAEKGKANKAIITLLRKMFKLRGSQLEILSGETSSQKKLLIRNVSPDSLVQLLVAHGVTDE; encoded by the coding sequence GTGAACGTCAACGTTCAGCCGCACGAACTGGGTTGCGTTTTGGAAATCAAAGCGCAACCCGGTGCTCGCAAGGCCGAACTCCGCGGTTTGCAAGCTGGAGCCTTGAAAGTCTGTGTCACTGAGGTGGCTGAGAAAGGGAAAGCGAATAAGGCGATTATTACCCTTTTGCGCAAAATGTTTAAGCTTCGCGGTTCGCAGCTTGAGATCCTTTCCGGGGAAACTTCCTCGCAAAAGAAGTTGTTAATCCGAAACGTTTCGCCTGATTCGTTGGTACAACTCTTAGTCGCCCATGGTGTTACTGACGAGTAA
- a CDS encoding YggS family pyridoxal phosphate-dependent enzyme — MQTRLRENLDRVRQTLAEAAAASGRQADAVRLIGVTKYVDIETTQALLELGCQDLGESRPQQLWTKAEALASFSPRWHMIGHLQRNKTKRTIPLLSVLHSGDSLRLLRAANDDWTGEAPLSTLIEVNISGDSAKHGFPPVDIEPALRQIAALKQLKIVGLMGMASLEGGRTQAQKDFAALRQLRDKLRENCPDEISLDELSMGMSHDFDLAIREGATMVRVGSILFEGIA, encoded by the coding sequence ATGCAGACTCGATTACGCGAAAATCTCGACCGCGTACGGCAAACCTTGGCAGAAGCCGCCGCGGCATCTGGTCGCCAGGCGGACGCGGTACGCCTGATCGGCGTAACGAAATACGTTGATATCGAAACGACCCAAGCTCTCCTCGAATTGGGCTGCCAAGACCTGGGGGAAAGCCGTCCGCAGCAACTTTGGACGAAAGCAGAAGCCTTGGCCAGTTTCTCGCCGCGGTGGCACATGATCGGTCATTTGCAGCGCAACAAAACGAAGCGAACCATTCCGCTTTTATCCGTGCTGCACTCCGGAGATAGCTTGCGTTTGCTAAGAGCAGCAAACGACGATTGGACAGGTGAAGCTCCGCTTTCGACGCTGATCGAAGTCAATATTTCTGGCGACTCTGCCAAACATGGCTTCCCGCCCGTGGATATCGAGCCTGCACTGCGACAAATTGCCGCGTTGAAACAGCTGAAGATTGTGGGCTTAATGGGCATGGCTTCGCTTGAAGGAGGTCGAACCCAAGCTCAAAAGGATTTCGCGGCATTGCGTCAGTTACGCGACAAGCTGCGTGAAAACTGCCCGGATGAAATCTCGCTCGACGAGCTTTCGATGGGAATGAGTCATGATTTTGACTTGGCAATTCGTGAAGGTGCCACGATGGTGAGAGTGGGTTCCATACTTTTCGAGGGTATTGCGTGA
- a CDS encoding YdjY domain-containing protein — translation MPASSLLSSVVRCLFLTLMLTVCLLPITTVNAQEEEEKEASPAETKPAEAETPMVNPEDVKLQESNGIRKLMPNMPVWIDTKRKMVIMDGEVCLRKGSLEMFACLRGTKEHESIVAVPVDAYVVHAALLGIGAKQGEPVSFDPEYTPPSGDVIDVLVQWTDDKKKLQSVRAQQWVREAQGKKEMAYNWVFPGSYFWKDIPLEEIQKAKKEGIDPDTLPGKQVYAAEGGELICVSNFRSSMLDLPVPSTDANNNLWFEANTEKIPPEGTKVRIFLIPNKGKTAKLEAAQKAKAAENLKRAPMKEENKEAPES, via the coding sequence ATGCCCGCGTCTAGCCTCCTGTCGAGCGTTGTTCGTTGCCTTTTTCTAACCCTCATGTTAACGGTTTGCCTCTTACCGATCACGACGGTTAACGCTCAAGAGGAAGAAGAAAAGGAAGCTTCGCCCGCCGAGACAAAGCCGGCGGAAGCCGAAACTCCGATGGTAAACCCTGAGGATGTGAAGCTACAGGAATCCAACGGGATTCGTAAGCTCATGCCAAATATGCCGGTCTGGATCGACACCAAGCGGAAGATGGTGATCATGGACGGCGAAGTCTGCCTTCGTAAGGGGTCGCTGGAAATGTTTGCCTGTTTAAGGGGAACGAAGGAACACGAGTCGATTGTGGCGGTGCCGGTTGACGCCTATGTGGTGCATGCTGCCTTGCTGGGAATTGGTGCGAAACAGGGCGAGCCAGTCTCGTTTGATCCAGAGTACACTCCCCCGTCTGGTGATGTCATCGACGTGCTTGTTCAGTGGACCGACGACAAAAAGAAGTTGCAATCGGTTCGAGCTCAGCAGTGGGTGCGTGAAGCACAAGGAAAGAAAGAGATGGCTTACAACTGGGTATTTCCAGGCAGTTATTTCTGGAAGGATATTCCTTTAGAAGAGATCCAGAAGGCGAAAAAGGAAGGCATCGATCCGGATACCTTGCCTGGCAAACAGGTATACGCGGCGGAAGGAGGCGAGCTAATCTGTGTGAGTAACTTCCGTTCTTCCATGCTTGACCTGCCCGTGCCTAGCACCGATGCGAATAACAATCTTTGGTTCGAGGCCAACACCGAAAAGATTCCACCGGAAGGAACCAAGGTTCGAATCTTCTTGATCCCGAATAAGGGAAAAACGGCCAAGCTCGAGGCGGCTCAAAAGGCGAAAGCAGCAGAAAACCTCAAGCGGGCCCCGATGAAGGAAGAAAACAAAGAAGCGCCAGAGTCGTAA